In one Nitrososphaera sp. genomic region, the following are encoded:
- a CDS encoding CopG family transcriptional regulator, whose product MSSKTILRSIRFNDEQDRLLKADAKKRGISVNALLSEIITRYAEWDRFAQRFPMISISRQGFRSLIDSIGKEKLLEHASEAGSRNAPEIALFWFGKLDVNTFFQFVHILSKYGNTFEYEHSIGQSVHLLAIHHELGPGYSEFLAHYFDAAIRKIIGVAPQLELGKNSITIRFTEPLP is encoded by the coding sequence ATGAGCAGCAAAACCATCCTTAGGAGTATTAGATTTAACGATGAACAGGACAGGCTTTTGAAGGCTGATGCGAAGAAGAGAGGGATCAGTGTAAATGCACTCCTATCTGAAATTATTACGAGGTATGCAGAATGGGACAGGTTTGCCCAAAGATTTCCAATGATCTCTATCTCCCGCCAGGGCTTCAGGAGTCTAATAGATTCCATTGGTAAAGAAAAACTCCTAGAGCATGCATCAGAAGCTGGCTCAAGAAACGCGCCAGAGATAGCCCTTTTTTGGTTTGGAAAGCTTGATGTTAACACCTTTTTTCAGTTTGTGCACATTCTATCAAAATATGGAAATACCTTTGAGTACGAGCACTCGATTGGACAATCTGTGCATCTGCTTGCCATCCATCACGAACTCGGGCCAGGATATTCTGAGTTTTTGGCCCATTACTTTGATGCGGCCATTCGCAAAATTATCGGAGTTGCCCCTCAACTTGAATTAGGGAAGAACTCTATCACAATCCGTTTTACAGAGCCACTCCCTTAA
- a CDS encoding FAD-binding oxidoreductase yields MNTSPIPSEPLTASQIASLKSVFSGDIISKNESSYDESRKVWNGMIDKHPELIARCMNVNDVVQAVKFARKHSLPVAIRGGSHNVAGFATCDNGMVIDLSLMKSIKVDEAKKVARADPGLKWKEFDAATQAHGLAVTGGLISTTGISGFTLGGGIGWLVRKCGFTADNLIGAQVVTADGEIIDSSMEVNPDLFWGLRGGGGNFGIVTSFQYSLARIGTMVLGGLVLYSFKNAQQVLDRYANLVAQNPPDELTTLIAFITAPPAQFVPQEYQGKPAIALACCYCGDTSDGAEIVQPFRALGEPIVDLIQPMPYTVLQSMLDETAPAGLQNYWKSAYLRPIGKEFIEAAISRFKLVPSPLSAIHIHQLGGAIRRVGDNATAIGKRNAAYVSNIVSMWISPEESDKNVKWTKDTFDAFAKFSEEGAYVNFLGEDGSDRVRAAYGEGKYRRLSQLKRKYDPTNFFHLNQNIRPEPSKSKR; encoded by the coding sequence GTGAATACCTCCCCAATTCCTTCAGAACCTCTCACTGCATCCCAAATAGCCAGTCTCAAATCTGTATTCTCCGGCGATATTATTTCGAAAAATGAGAGCAGTTACGACGAATCAAGAAAAGTCTGGAACGGAATGATTGACAAGCATCCTGAACTAATTGCCAGGTGCATGAACGTTAACGATGTTGTTCAGGCGGTCAAATTTGCGCGTAAACACTCACTCCCAGTAGCCATTAGGGGAGGCAGTCACAATGTCGCCGGCTTTGCCACCTGCGATAATGGAATGGTAATAGATCTCTCCTTAATGAAATCGATCAAAGTCGACGAGGCAAAGAAGGTTGCACGCGCTGATCCGGGCCTAAAATGGAAGGAGTTTGACGCTGCGACTCAGGCGCACGGATTGGCCGTTACCGGTGGATTAATTTCGACTACTGGAATATCCGGCTTTACCTTGGGCGGCGGCATTGGCTGGCTTGTTCGCAAATGCGGTTTTACGGCTGACAACCTTATTGGTGCCCAAGTTGTCACGGCGGATGGAGAAATAATAGACTCCAGCATGGAAGTAAACCCAGATTTGTTCTGGGGGCTGCGGGGCGGGGGTGGAAATTTTGGAATCGTCACATCATTTCAATATTCCCTTGCACGAATTGGAACCATGGTTCTGGGAGGCCTTGTGCTTTATTCCTTTAAAAACGCACAGCAAGTGCTCGATCGGTATGCGAATCTAGTAGCACAGAACCCACCCGATGAACTTACTACCCTGATTGCGTTTATCACTGCGCCTCCTGCGCAGTTTGTTCCTCAAGAATATCAGGGAAAACCGGCGATCGCGCTGGCGTGCTGCTATTGTGGAGATACCAGCGATGGAGCAGAGATAGTGCAGCCGTTTAGGGCTCTCGGGGAGCCAATCGTGGATCTGATCCAGCCGATGCCCTATACTGTTCTTCAATCCATGCTTGACGAAACTGCGCCAGCCGGGCTTCAAAATTACTGGAAGTCTGCATACTTGCGGCCGATAGGCAAGGAGTTTATAGAGGCTGCAATTTCGCGGTTTAAATTAGTCCCCTCACCATTGTCTGCGATTCACATTCATCAGTTAGGTGGCGCCATCAGGCGCGTAGGCGACAATGCGACGGCTATTGGAAAACGAAATGCAGCCTATGTGTCGAATATCGTTTCCATGTGGATATCTCCAGAAGAATCCGACAAAAACGTGAAGTGGACAAAAGATACCTTTGACGCATTCGCAAAGTTCTCCGAGGAGGGCGCTTATGTTAATTTTCTGGGAGAAGACGGGAGCGATCGCGTCAGAGCAGCATATGGTGAAGGAAAGTACAGGCGTCTGTCGCAACTAAAGAGGAAATACGACCCGACTAACTTTTTCCATCTCAACCAGAACATTCGCCCCGAGCCGAGCAAGTCTAAGCGTTGA
- a CDS encoding thymidylate synthase: protein MIAETKESDLDSIYVKVLKDIQKNGETVEAITDAFSVGSKFGETARSTRELIAYKFILSDPRARLLYNEARQFDLTFAFAQFLWNISGSDQLSAISFYNGKGIDFSDDGKTICGSSYGKRLFKTPTDRSQIESIVSRLKHDPTSRRTFATIFQPSDNVTMTRDVPCPIGVQYLIRDDKLHAITFMRSNSAAFVLPYNVFFFTMVQELIALEVGVELGEYIHMCGSLHYYDDETRLVEHALSCEVPSRNPMKPMPKFTDREYLSSLTSFDSDLREAVENSRFNADQWIERAKKFDPYWSQVALLFVYHALRKTKQDDIIPSLAHELNHEYLFFLEELKIRH from the coding sequence ATGATTGCAGAAACTAAGGAGAGCGATTTGGATTCCATCTATGTTAAAGTACTAAAAGACATTCAGAAAAATGGTGAGACAGTCGAAGCGATAACTGATGCATTTTCAGTGGGATCAAAGTTCGGTGAAACTGCTAGATCGACACGCGAATTAATTGCCTACAAATTCATCCTTAGTGATCCTAGAGCAAGATTGCTTTACAATGAAGCGCGACAGTTTGACTTAACTTTTGCCTTCGCGCAATTTTTATGGAACATTTCTGGATCTGATCAACTGAGCGCGATCTCGTTTTACAATGGTAAGGGGATTGATTTTTCTGATGACGGAAAAACCATTTGTGGTAGTTCCTACGGAAAGCGCTTGTTCAAGACCCCGACAGATAGAAGCCAAATAGAATCTATTGTAAGTAGACTGAAACATGATCCTACATCAAGAAGGACATTTGCAACAATCTTCCAGCCTTCAGACAATGTCACAATGACTAGAGACGTGCCTTGCCCTATTGGAGTGCAATATCTGATACGCGATGATAAATTACATGCCATTACTTTCATGAGATCCAACTCGGCGGCATTTGTCCTGCCATACAATGTGTTCTTTTTCACTATGGTGCAGGAACTAATCGCTCTGGAAGTAGGTGTGGAATTGGGCGAGTATATTCATATGTGTGGCTCCTTGCATTATTACGACGACGAGACTCGCCTAGTGGAGCATGCTTTATCCTGCGAAGTGCCGAGCAGGAATCCAATGAAACCAATGCCAAAGTTTACAGATAGAGAATATCTGAGCAGCCTTACTTCATTTGACTCTGATCTTAGAGAAGCTGTAGAAAATTCCAGATTTAATGCTGATCAATGGATTGAGCGCGCAAAGAAATTTGATCCTTACTGGAGCCAGGTTGCGCTCCTCTTTGTCTATCATGCCCTCAGAAAGACCAAACAAGATGACATTATTCCGTCGCTTGCCCATGAACTGAATCACGAATATCTCTTCTTCTTGGAGGAACTAAAAATAAGACACTAG
- a CDS encoding deoxynucleoside kinase yields MMQKFVNITGNIGAGTTTLCQRLCGIFKWIPNYSQAHKSPFLKRYYQEKGNYAFQNQVYILMQSILRHAELDFSTQVVCQDYVINEHNGVYSNVMLSRGYIDINEYALLEQILDSRRGELHQPDLLIFLRADIDTLNRRIKGRNRDAEQTISMDYLNDLQTAFNKFVGEWKSCPIIEINTTDIDITTDTAIKDITSQFQWE; encoded by the coding sequence ATGATGCAGAAATTTGTAAACATTACTGGCAACATCGGTGCCGGAACTACAACTTTATGTCAAAGGCTATGCGGTATTTTCAAATGGATTCCAAATTATTCGCAGGCACACAAAAGTCCATTCCTGAAGAGATACTATCAAGAAAAAGGAAATTATGCGTTTCAAAATCAGGTTTACATACTCATGCAAAGCATCCTCCGGCATGCAGAGCTAGATTTCTCAACGCAAGTAGTGTGTCAAGATTATGTTATAAATGAACACAACGGTGTCTACTCTAATGTGATGCTTAGTCGCGGGTATATAGACATCAATGAATACGCCCTCTTGGAACAGATACTTGATTCACGGCGCGGAGAGCTGCACCAACCAGATTTGTTAATTTTTTTACGTGCTGACATCGACACTTTAAATCGCAGAATTAAAGGAAGAAATCGAGATGCCGAGCAAACCATAAGCATGGATTATCTGAATGATTTGCAAACTGCTTTCAATAAGTTCGTGGGAGAGTGGAAATCGTGCCCTATTATCGAGATCAATACAACTGATATAGATATTACCACGGATACGGCCATTAAGGACATTACATCTCAATTTCAATGGGAATAG
- a CDS encoding methyltransferase gives MKKISDVMQLIEKYEQAQVIMAANELEIIPLLEHEQSNSEELSLRLKVSERGIERLLLALKDLGLVKGSPASGSRIRYRPTRLGIECFGINGKIRNWTAHHKNLFRSWASLSESIRTDAPILKNTHDLNVASYAYGLMELYLLQYRKLQDVVNLRGKIKLLDVGGGLGHYTILAAIDNPSLNATIIDRTEIALLTRKVIKEYHLEQRISVIPGDLLLSKWPNDFNVALISNVLHGKSRNEARQLASKTFDALHRNGKIIINEWIKGSQMANLFDLNMLICTRDGHVWNKHQLRDLVLSVGFSRPRWRKFNTLNWILEAVKK, from the coding sequence GTGAAAAAAATATCTGATGTAATGCAACTCATTGAAAAGTATGAACAAGCACAAGTAATAATGGCGGCTAATGAGTTGGAAATTATTCCACTTCTTGAGCATGAACAAAGCAACTCCGAAGAACTCTCTCTCAGACTAAAAGTTTCCGAACGTGGCATTGAACGGCTTTTACTTGCTCTGAAAGATTTAGGATTGGTGAAGGGATCTCCAGCATCCGGTTCCAGAATTAGATATAGACCTACCAGATTAGGGATCGAATGCTTTGGAATTAACGGAAAGATTAGGAATTGGACAGCGCATCACAAGAATCTATTCCGATCATGGGCAAGCTTATCAGAATCAATCAGAACTGATGCTCCGATTCTCAAGAATACACATGATTTGAACGTAGCAAGTTATGCTTATGGTTTGATGGAATTGTATTTGCTCCAATATAGAAAGTTGCAAGATGTGGTTAACCTACGAGGAAAGATTAAACTTCTTGATGTTGGTGGAGGCCTAGGGCATTATACTATATTGGCTGCAATTGATAACCCATCACTGAATGCTACAATTATTGACAGAACTGAGATTGCTCTGCTCACAAGAAAAGTAATAAAAGAATATCACCTTGAACAGAGAATCTCTGTGATTCCGGGGGACCTACTCTTATCCAAATGGCCAAATGATTTTAACGTAGCTTTGATTAGCAACGTCTTACATGGCAAAAGTAGAAATGAAGCGAGACAGCTTGCTTCAAAAACCTTTGACGCATTACATCGTAATGGTAAAATCATAATTAACGAGTGGATAAAAGGTTCTCAGATGGCTAATCTGTTCGATCTTAATATGCTAATTTGCACCCGTGATGGTCATGTGTGGAATAAACATCAGCTTAGAGACTTAGTTCTTTCTGTTGGATTTAGCAGGCCTCGTTGGAGGAAGTTTAATACCCTAAATTGGATTCTTGAAGCAGTGAAAAAATGA
- a CDS encoding restriction endonuclease subunit S — protein sequence MNSQAIPSLPKGWVLADVGSVCSIASGAGFPLEYQGRRKGQIPFFKVGDISEAVLNGKRYLTQAANYVSKDDCKSLNAKPLKKGAIVFAKIGAAIALNRRAILAQESLVDNNIMGLECFDLSIDNLFAYYFMLTVRLGQYSRATTVPSLRRDDVASIPFPMPPLNEQRRIVAKIEELFSDSKTARDALDNVPGIMKRIRQSVLVSAFRGQLVPQSPNDVPAEIMLNRTTRAHHLTTTIKHNSDGRNVGKSACYDAKKVEASGLSKLPLGWVWTTFEELCRDITVGHVGPMMKEYVENGIPFLRSLNVRENYFDPTDLKFISESFHNKLSKSKLEPGNIVVVRSGNVGISCVIPGTLKDANCSDLIIMRPLSCLLSEYGSFYINSAYARDQINFGKVGIAQTHFNIGSMRKLVVPIPPFEEQKRIVAKVKVILNFAEDIERSVTEVRRRAYSIDGSILTKAFSGKLVAQDPNDEPASLLLERIKKRDGI from the coding sequence ATGAACTCGCAAGCAATACCGAGTCTCCCGAAGGGTTGGGTTCTTGCCGACGTAGGAAGCGTTTGCAGCATAGCTTCGGGGGCAGGCTTCCCTCTGGAGTACCAAGGAAGAAGGAAAGGTCAAATTCCATTCTTTAAGGTTGGAGACATTTCAGAAGCCGTCTTAAATGGAAAAAGGTATCTTACGCAGGCTGCCAACTATGTTAGCAAAGATGACTGCAAAAGTCTAAACGCGAAACCTCTGAAAAAAGGCGCTATAGTCTTTGCCAAGATTGGAGCAGCTATTGCCCTGAACAGGAGAGCGATTCTAGCGCAAGAGTCTTTGGTAGACAATAACATAATGGGATTGGAGTGTTTTGATCTAAGTATCGACAATCTCTTTGCCTATTACTTCATGTTAACAGTGAGATTGGGCCAGTACAGTAGGGCTACTACCGTACCCTCGTTAAGAAGGGACGACGTAGCATCGATTCCATTTCCCATGCCACCTCTTAATGAACAGAGGCGCATAGTTGCAAAAATAGAAGAGCTCTTTAGTGATAGCAAGACAGCGCGTGATGCTTTAGACAATGTTCCGGGGATAATGAAGAGAATTAGACAATCTGTTCTGGTATCTGCATTTAGAGGTCAGCTAGTTCCTCAAAGCCCAAATGATGTACCCGCAGAAATAATGCTTAACCGTACTACAAGGGCGCACCATTTAACAACAACGATAAAGCATAATTCTGATGGAAGGAACGTTGGCAAATCTGCATGCTATGATGCTAAGAAAGTTGAAGCAAGTGGCTTGTCCAAATTACCGCTTGGCTGGGTATGGACTACTTTCGAGGAATTATGTCGGGACATAACTGTCGGACATGTTGGGCCGATGATGAAAGAGTATGTTGAAAATGGGATACCTTTCCTTCGGTCACTGAACGTAAGGGAAAATTATTTTGATCCGACTGACTTGAAGTTTATCTCTGAGAGTTTCCATAATAAATTATCGAAGTCAAAGCTTGAACCCGGCAACATAGTAGTAGTAAGGTCAGGCAATGTGGGAATTTCATGTGTCATTCCTGGCACCTTGAAAGATGCTAACTGTTCAGACCTTATAATTATGAGACCTTTATCTTGTCTACTCTCAGAATATGGTTCATTCTACATTAATTCAGCATACGCTCGAGATCAAATCAACTTCGGGAAAGTCGGTATTGCTCAAACGCATTTCAATATTGGTTCAATGAGAAAATTGGTAGTGCCTATCCCTCCTTTTGAAGAACAGAAGAGGATAGTAGCTAAGGTAAAGGTTATCTTGAATTTTGCAGAAGATATTGAGAGATCTGTTACTGAGGTTAGAAGAAGAGCCTATAGTATAGATGGTTCTATCCTCACGAAAGCGTTTTCAGGCAAATTGGTCGCACAAGATCCAAATGATGAACCTGCATCATTGCTCTTGGAGAGAATTAAGAAGAGAGATGGAATTTAA
- a CDS encoding class I SAM-dependent DNA methyltransferase → MSEVIGKLWGFCNTLRHDGINYGDYIEQLTYLLFLKLVDEKGVDIPTGFDWKSLKNRSGTELLDHYNELLRVLAKENGVLGDIFAGSLSKFREPVNLKKLINVIDETEWATIDVDLKAQAYEGLLQKYAAEQKGAGQYFTPREAIRCVVRCMKPDIREKPDFTIHDPALGTAGFLIGAYEWTMRQTEEGALLKREEMNRLLKKTFSGCEIVLDTRRLGLMNLYLHEIEADIFYGDSLSEGRHSSRRYDCILTNPPFGTKGAGEVPLREDFTVKTSNKQLNFVQHIINILNPGGRAAMVAPDNVFFDDNAGKDIRKLLLTDCQLHTILRLPIGTFTPYSTGVKANIMFFRKGLPTEETWIYDLRTNIEKVTKGHPLTDDYFRDFEECYNQKPRKESERFKRFTRKEIENRDYNLDIIWLKDSSCDSGNLLEPSELANEAIAHLETALNSLNDLVSKLGNGKSKM, encoded by the coding sequence ATGTCAGAAGTAATCGGAAAACTCTGGGGTTTTTGCAATACCCTTCGGCACGACGGGATTAACTACGGCGATTACATTGAGCAACTAACCTATCTACTCTTTCTAAAACTTGTTGACGAAAAGGGCGTGGACATTCCGACCGGCTTTGATTGGAAGTCGCTAAAGAATAGGTCTGGAACCGAGTTGCTCGACCACTACAACGAGCTATTAAGAGTGTTGGCAAAGGAAAACGGAGTGCTTGGGGACATCTTCGCTGGATCACTTTCAAAGTTTAGAGAGCCTGTGAATCTTAAGAAGCTAATTAATGTAATAGACGAGACAGAATGGGCCACAATTGATGTCGACCTCAAGGCTCAAGCCTATGAAGGATTGCTTCAAAAATACGCAGCCGAGCAAAAAGGCGCAGGCCAATACTTCACACCCCGGGAAGCAATACGTTGCGTCGTAAGGTGCATGAAGCCAGACATTCGGGAAAAACCTGACTTTACTATACATGATCCGGCATTGGGAACTGCTGGCTTCCTCATAGGCGCTTACGAATGGACGATGCGCCAGACAGAGGAAGGTGCTCTGCTGAAAAGAGAAGAGATGAACAGACTACTGAAAAAGACCTTTTCTGGATGCGAAATCGTGCTAGATACCCGAAGGCTAGGCTTAATGAATCTCTATCTGCACGAGATTGAGGCCGATATCTTTTATGGCGATTCTCTCAGCGAAGGAAGGCACTCTAGCAGGAGATATGACTGCATTTTGACAAATCCGCCATTTGGCACAAAAGGTGCTGGTGAAGTTCCTTTACGGGAAGATTTCACTGTTAAGACATCAAACAAACAATTGAACTTTGTCCAACACATAATAAACATACTAAATCCGGGAGGTAGAGCAGCGATGGTCGCACCTGATAATGTCTTTTTTGATGATAACGCAGGAAAAGATATTCGAAAACTGTTGCTAACAGACTGCCAATTGCATACGATCTTGCGACTGCCGATAGGAACGTTCACACCCTATTCCACCGGAGTTAAAGCCAACATCATGTTCTTTAGGAAAGGTTTGCCTACTGAAGAAACATGGATCTACGACCTTCGGACAAATATCGAGAAAGTTACAAAAGGACACCCATTAACTGATGATTATTTTAGAGACTTTGAAGAATGCTATAACCAAAAGCCCCGGAAGGAATCTGAAAGGTTTAAGCGATTTACTAGGAAGGAGATTGAAAACAGAGACTACAATCTTGATATCATCTGGCTAAAAGACAGTTCGTGCGATTCTGGTAATTTGCTGGAACCCTCGGAGCTTGCTAATGAAGCTATTGCACACTTGGAAACGGCGCTCAATTCATTGAATGATCTAGTTTCCAAACTTGGCAATGGAAAGTCCAAGATGTGA
- a CDS encoding type I restriction-modification enzyme R subunit C-terminal domain-containing protein: MKDPNYMSEKKTRLKLIDRLLRESGWSNIVNFQEGEHYDFAAVREHPTASGPADYILFFNGRAVAAVEAKKLTLGPQNVLVQAERYAQDFDGDFDFSGYHLPLVYSTNGEVIWFRDLRHKASKSYKIARFHTPSAIEEKLLRGSESYESWVKSNPVEIKDLRPYQREAIEAIEDSLVMGKRKMLLAMATGTGKTFTASTLMYRLLKSGFAKRILFLVDRRALAAQAVGALSTFEPETGLKFDKIYETYSQGIRKEDLSEDQKFNSKKLPDDYLENPQPKHTYIYICTIQRMRINLFGSEGMFESDETEPDARKLDIPINAFDCIIADECHRGYTSTEEGKWREVLEHFDAIKVGLTATPAAHTKAYFNDIVYRYGLERAIREGFLVDYDIVKIKTDITMKGFFLKPGEEVKLVDPESGKEVFDVLEDERKYDSTDLERKATAPDRNRKIVQEFKKYALDFERDYGRFPKTLFFAIHDLPHTSHADMLVEMLREEFGRGDGFVQKITGSPTVDRPLQRIREFRNRPEPAIAVTVDMLTTGVDIPKLENLVFVRPVKSRILFEQMLGRGTRRADDIHKSYFTVFDSVEVIEYFKNASDFTADPPDKPTRSVKELVDAIYGNKDREYNVKCLVRRLQRVEKNVSEEGREMFDSIIPDGDISSFAAFLPIKLKTNWAETMRILRDDRFLELMEDYPRAKQPFLVAEGQEDTIESQLIFRTLDGKEYKPDEYIATFEKFVKANPDHIDAIKILLDKPSNFTTKELNELRAKLSKRPERFTEDNLRRAYHNALADIVGIVRHAANGDPLIPPEEKVDKAIAMLKKNTKFTEEQEKWLALIRNHLVANLIVEQKDFSYPPFSRHGAWKKANEVFDGKLPELLKKINVMVLCQK, translated from the coding sequence GCGTGAATCTGGCTGGAGCAACATAGTCAATTTCCAAGAAGGCGAACATTACGATTTTGCTGCTGTAAGAGAGCACCCAACAGCGAGCGGCCCTGCAGACTATATTCTGTTTTTCAATGGCAGAGCAGTTGCAGCGGTAGAGGCAAAGAAGTTGACCCTGGGCCCTCAGAATGTCCTAGTCCAAGCAGAAAGGTACGCCCAAGACTTTGATGGGGACTTCGATTTCAGCGGATACCATCTTCCTCTTGTCTATTCAACAAATGGCGAAGTCATCTGGTTTCGTGACCTGAGACACAAGGCTAGCAAGTCATACAAAATAGCGAGGTTCCATACTCCAAGTGCTATCGAAGAGAAACTGCTCAGAGGTTCTGAGAGCTATGAATCATGGGTCAAGAGCAATCCTGTAGAGATTAAAGACCTACGACCTTATCAAAGAGAAGCAATCGAAGCGATAGAAGACTCGCTAGTCATGGGCAAGAGAAAGATGCTTCTTGCTATGGCCACTGGAACTGGTAAGACGTTCACAGCATCAACACTGATGTATAGGCTTCTAAAGTCCGGTTTCGCTAAGCGCATCCTGTTCCTTGTTGACAGGCGGGCCCTCGCTGCACAGGCAGTAGGCGCGCTATCTACCTTTGAGCCTGAGACTGGATTAAAGTTTGACAAGATATACGAAACATACAGCCAAGGGATTCGCAAAGAGGATCTTTCTGAAGACCAGAAGTTCAACTCTAAGAAACTGCCTGATGACTATTTGGAGAATCCTCAACCCAAGCATACCTACATCTATATTTGCACAATCCAGAGAATGAGGATCAATCTCTTTGGCTCTGAAGGAATGTTTGAATCAGACGAGACTGAGCCCGATGCTCGCAAGCTTGACATTCCAATCAATGCCTTTGACTGCATAATAGCAGACGAATGCCATAGAGGTTATACCTCCACCGAGGAGGGCAAATGGCGCGAAGTTCTGGAGCATTTTGACGCGATAAAGGTTGGCCTGACTGCTACTCCAGCAGCCCACACGAAGGCATACTTCAATGATATTGTATACAGGTACGGCCTTGAGAGAGCAATTAGAGAAGGATTTTTGGTAGACTACGATATTGTCAAGATTAAGACCGACATTACGATGAAAGGATTCTTCCTCAAGCCAGGCGAAGAGGTTAAGCTCGTTGATCCAGAAAGCGGCAAGGAAGTCTTTGACGTACTTGAGGATGAGCGCAAATATGATTCTACAGACTTGGAAAGGAAGGCTACAGCTCCTGATAGGAACAGGAAGATAGTCCAAGAGTTCAAGAAGTATGCGCTAGATTTCGAGCGCGACTATGGCAGATTCCCAAAGACTCTATTCTTTGCTATTCACGATTTGCCCCACACATCTCATGCAGACATGCTAGTTGAGATGCTGCGAGAAGAGTTTGGCAGAGGCGACGGGTTTGTTCAAAAAATTACTGGAAGTCCTACAGTTGATAGGCCATTACAGAGAATTAGGGAGTTTAGAAACAGGCCAGAGCCTGCTATTGCGGTAACTGTGGATATGCTCACTACCGGAGTCGACATTCCAAAATTAGAAAACCTAGTGTTTGTCAGGCCAGTAAAGTCGCGTATTTTGTTTGAGCAAATGCTGGGAAGGGGAACGAGGCGTGCAGACGACATTCACAAATCATACTTTACAGTCTTTGACTCTGTCGAAGTAATAGAATACTTCAAGAACGCGAGCGATTTCACAGCAGACCCGCCAGACAAACCCACGAGGTCTGTAAAAGAGTTAGTAGATGCAATCTATGGAAATAAAGACCGAGAATACAACGTTAAGTGCTTGGTGAGAAGGCTGCAACGAGTAGAAAAGAACGTTTCTGAGGAAGGAAGGGAGATGTTTGATAGTATTATCCCCGATGGTGATATCTCTTCTTTTGCAGCATTTCTGCCCATAAAACTCAAAACTAACTGGGCGGAGACGATGAGGATTCTAAGAGATGACAGATTCTTGGAATTGATGGAGGATTATCCGAGGGCAAAGCAGCCATTCCTTGTCGCGGAAGGGCAGGAAGATACCATTGAATCACAACTGATCTTCAGAACACTGGATGGTAAGGAGTACAAGCCAGATGAATACATTGCGACATTTGAGAAGTTTGTGAAGGCAAACCCTGACCATATCGATGCAATAAAGATCCTTCTTGACAAACCGTCAAACTTTACAACCAAGGAATTGAATGAGCTAAGGGCGAAGCTCTCGAAGAGACCAGAGAGGTTCACCGAAGATAACCTCAGAAGAGCATACCACAACGCGCTTGCCGATATTGTAGGAATTGTCAGACATGCGGCAAATGGCGATCCTCTAATCCCGCCAGAGGAGAAAGTCGATAAGGCAATCGCTATGCTAAAGAAGAACACCAAGTTTACTGAAGAACAAGAAAAGTGGCTTGCACTTATAAGAAATCATCTAGTTGCAAACCTAATAGTGGAGCAAAAAGATTTTAGCTATCCTCCTTTTTCCAGACATGGTGCTTGGAAGAAGGCAAATGAAGTGTTTGACGGCAAACTGCCAGAACTCTTGAAAAAAATTAACGTGATGGTATTATGTCAGAAGTAA